A region from the Nesterenkonia lacusekhoensis genome encodes:
- a CDS encoding YifB family Mg chelatase-like AAA ATPase — MTMGRAAGVVLMGTQGHMIEVEADISQTLPAFVLLGLPDASLKESQDRIRSAANNAGLALPPRKLTINLLPAPLRKSGSSLDLAILMSAWAADRHVSGTGGTVFLAELGLDGRLRPVRGVLPAVAAAVRAGFSRVVVSRGNAAEAALVPGAEVLAGDLVIEVAYAFRSDQWKELPSGAPDPLDRHWGGTTVRASAQGTSPSETDAPEVPDLAEVHGQHEARFALEAAAAGGHHLLLVGPPGAGKTMMAERLPSILPPLDEEAAMEVTAIASITANAKTVASLQRTPPFESPHHSASSAAIVGGGARVAAPGAVTRAHRGVLFLDEAPEHSRQVLDSLRQPLESGCVSLHRSEGSVTYPARFQLVMAANPCLCGMNTGSGTLCTCTVLQRRTYLSRISGPLLDRIDCQVQVERPRSVSQSLESSGESSGAVLRRVIHARAAQRERLAPWGLELNSQVSLKLLSHGLRLPRTATGRLDEALDRADLSLRGYVRVLRLAWTISDISGEDRPGEEHIDAAVQLRQQVGGPA, encoded by the coding sequence ATGACGATGGGACGAGCAGCCGGAGTCGTACTGATGGGGACCCAGGGGCACATGATCGAGGTGGAGGCGGACATCAGTCAGACCCTGCCGGCCTTCGTGCTGCTGGGCCTGCCGGATGCGTCGTTGAAGGAGAGCCAGGACAGGATCCGCTCCGCAGCCAATAACGCTGGCCTGGCCCTGCCGCCGCGCAAGCTCACCATCAATCTGCTGCCCGCACCCCTGCGGAAGTCCGGTTCCTCACTGGACCTGGCGATCCTGATGAGCGCGTGGGCGGCAGACCGTCACGTCTCCGGCACCGGAGGCACTGTGTTCTTGGCTGAGCTGGGGTTGGACGGGCGACTTCGCCCGGTGCGCGGCGTGCTGCCGGCGGTGGCCGCGGCGGTGAGAGCAGGTTTCAGCCGTGTGGTGGTCTCCCGGGGCAATGCCGCCGAGGCGGCTCTTGTCCCGGGGGCCGAGGTCCTGGCGGGCGACCTTGTCATCGAGGTGGCCTACGCCTTCCGCAGCGATCAGTGGAAGGAGCTCCCGTCCGGGGCCCCTGATCCCCTGGACCGTCATTGGGGAGGCACCACGGTCCGAGCGAGTGCTCAGGGCACCTCGCCATCAGAGACTGACGCCCCAGAGGTGCCTGACCTCGCCGAGGTCCATGGCCAGCATGAGGCTCGGTTCGCCCTGGAGGCCGCCGCCGCGGGAGGGCATCATCTGCTGCTGGTGGGACCTCCCGGTGCCGGCAAGACCATGATGGCCGAACGGCTGCCCAGCATCCTGCCGCCTCTGGACGAGGAGGCCGCTATGGAGGTCACCGCCATCGCCTCGATCACCGCCAACGCCAAGACGGTGGCCTCCCTGCAGCGCACTCCCCCGTTCGAATCTCCACATCACAGTGCCAGCTCTGCCGCCATCGTGGGAGGCGGTGCCCGAGTGGCCGCGCCCGGGGCAGTGACCCGGGCCCACCGCGGGGTGCTCTTCCTGGATGAGGCGCCGGAACACTCGCGGCAGGTGCTGGACTCACTGCGTCAGCCCTTGGAGTCCGGCTGCGTCTCACTGCACCGCTCAGAAGGGTCGGTGACCTACCCGGCACGCTTTCAACTGGTCATGGCGGCCAACCCCTGCCTGTGTGGGATGAACACCGGCTCCGGGACGCTGTGCACCTGCACGGTCCTGCAGCGCAGGACCTACCTCTCACGGATCTCCGGCCCCCTGCTGGACCGCATCGACTGCCAGGTCCAGGTGGAACGGCCCCGTTCGGTCTCGCAGAGCCTGGAGTCCTCGGGCGAGTCCTCCGGCGCTGTGCTGCGACGGGTGATACACGCCCGCGCTGCGCAGCGGGAACGCCTCGCGCCCTGGGGCTTGGAGTTGAACAGTCAGGTCTCGCTGAAGCTGCTCTCCCACGGGCTGAGGCTTCCCCGGACCGCCACCGGCCGGTTGGACGAGGCCCTGGACCGAGCCGATCTGTCTCTGCGCGGCTATGTCCGGGTGCTGCGTCTGGCCTGGACGATCAGCGACATCAGCGGAGAGGACCGCCCCGGAGAAGAGCACATCGACGCCGCCGTCCAACTGCGCCAGCAGGTAGGTGGCCCGGCATGA
- a CDS encoding RNA-binding protein yields the protein MLTDALEHLVRGIVDSPDDVDVRRRSGRRHDVLQVRVHPEDLGRVIGRAGRTAKALRTVVTALPGGENVRVDVVDTDRR from the coding sequence GTGCTCACCGACGCCCTGGAACATCTGGTCCGCGGCATTGTGGACTCCCCGGATGACGTGGACGTCCGCCGCAGGAGCGGTCGGCGCCACGACGTCCTCCAGGTGCGTGTGCACCCTGAGGATCTCGGCCGCGTGATCGGCCGTGCCGGGCGCACCGCCAAGGCACTGCGCACTGTGGTCACCGCCCTGCCGGGAGGCGAGAACGTCCGGGTCGACGTCGTCGACACCGATCGCCGCTGA
- the trmD gene encoding tRNA (guanosine(37)-N1)-methyltransferase TrmD, with product MRIDLLSIFPEFFDVLDLSLIGRAQQDGLLEINRIQPRDFTTDRHRTVDSPPAGGGAGMVMKPEPIAQALEHVLDSSAGPGAGEIDRSESGLSESGPSESGPSESGAQERPVLIIPTPSGELFTQRAAEELAHRQHLVFAAGRFEGIDQRVTEWAQEHFEVRPMSIGDYVLNGGEAAVVVMVEAITRLVPGVIGNPESLDEESHAGDGLLEYPVYTKPAQWRGHEIPQVLLSGDHGKIAAWRREQQELRTRKGRPDIWARYVVAQERESR from the coding sequence GTGCGCATCGACCTCCTCTCTATCTTCCCTGAGTTCTTCGACGTCCTGGACCTCTCGCTGATCGGCCGAGCCCAGCAGGACGGCCTGCTGGAGATCAACCGCATCCAGCCCCGAGACTTCACCACCGATCGGCATCGGACCGTGGACAGCCCGCCCGCCGGCGGCGGCGCCGGGATGGTCATGAAGCCTGAGCCCATCGCCCAAGCCCTGGAACATGTGCTGGACTCCTCAGCAGGACCCGGCGCGGGAGAGATCGACCGGTCTGAGTCCGGCCTGTCTGAGTCCGGCCCGTCGGAGTCCGGCCCGTCAGAATCGGGAGCGCAGGAGCGCCCCGTGCTGATCATCCCCACCCCATCGGGCGAGCTGTTCACGCAGCGTGCCGCTGAGGAACTCGCCCACCGGCAGCATCTGGTCTTCGCCGCGGGGCGCTTCGAAGGGATCGACCAGCGGGTCACCGAATGGGCCCAGGAGCACTTCGAGGTCCGCCCGATGAGCATCGGTGACTATGTGCTCAACGGGGGAGAGGCCGCTGTGGTGGTGATGGTCGAGGCCATCACTCGTCTGGTGCCCGGGGTGATCGGCAACCCCGAATCTCTGGATGAGGAGTCCCACGCCGGCGACGGGCTGCTGGAGTATCCCGTCTACACCAAGCCGGCTCAGTGGCGCGGTCACGAGATTCCCCAAGTCCTGCTCTCGGGCGACCATGGGAAGATTGCGGCCTGGCGACGCGAGCAGCAGGAGCTGCGCACCAGAAAGGGTCGTCCGGACATCTGGGCGCGCTATGTGGTCGCGCAGGAGCGTGAATCCAGGTAG
- a CDS encoding ribonuclease HII — translation MPENATLLPELRLAAATGARYIAGVDEVGRGALAGPVSIGVSVFDMQDPLLQQVPAETGVVDHLDGVRDSKLLTAKARTRWSPIICEHAAAFSVQHRHAEEIDAVGIGAAMRSAGIAALNAVEQQLGTRLDAVILDGSHDWLTGGTSDRVRCEVKADVRCLTVACASVIAKVERDRLMEQLAADHPEYGWHSNRGYGSAAHRQALTTRGVTRFHRRSWNLGV, via the coding sequence ATGCCTGAGAACGCCACACTGCTGCCGGAGCTGCGCCTGGCAGCTGCCACCGGCGCGCGCTACATCGCCGGCGTCGACGAGGTCGGACGGGGTGCCCTGGCCGGCCCGGTGAGCATCGGAGTCTCGGTCTTCGACATGCAGGACCCGCTGCTGCAGCAGGTCCCGGCAGAGACCGGGGTGGTGGACCACCTGGACGGGGTCCGCGACTCCAAGCTGCTGACCGCCAAGGCCCGAACCCGGTGGTCTCCGATCATCTGTGAGCATGCCGCAGCCTTCAGCGTCCAGCATCGCCACGCAGAGGAGATCGACGCCGTCGGGATCGGCGCGGCCATGCGCAGCGCCGGGATCGCCGCACTCAACGCCGTGGAGCAGCAGCTGGGCACCCGGTTGGACGCGGTCATCCTGGACGGATCCCACGACTGGCTCACCGGCGGCACCTCTGATCGGGTCCGCTGCGAGGTCAAGGCTGACGTCCGTTGCCTGACCGTGGCCTGTGCCAGTGTAATCGCCAAGGTCGAACGGGACCGCCTGATGGAGCAGCTGGCGGCGGACCACCCTGAGTACGGGTGGCACTCCAACCGCGGCTACGGCTCCGCGGCTCATCGACAGGCCCTGACGACCCGCGGCGTGACGCGCTTCCACCGCAGGAGCTGGAACCTCGGCGTCTGA
- a CDS encoding tyrosine recombinase XerC produces the protein MHSSNRSQEDSAQDPLLEEFVSHLVHERGLSEHSIRSYRSDLAQLIQSQGALEDLSLGRIRAWLAQLHERGLSRSTLNRKIASVRAFSSWAHRRGHLPEDPAVRLRSSSRSSHLPDVLQEQHVDTLTQRLHQRSQAGEQTRDQDPAVYAITLRDEAMVELLYATGMRVSELAGLDLDAFASDRRMVRVLGKGGKERMVPFGAPAEQALQQWLGEGRPALAGEESGRALFLGRRGRRIDVRVVRKVVDEQLEALGTTAARGPHALRHSAATHLLDGGADLRTVQELLGHASLSTTQIYTHVSVDRLREAYGRSHPRA, from the coding sequence ATGCACTCCTCGAACCGCTCCCAGGAGGACTCCGCGCAGGACCCCCTGCTGGAGGAGTTCGTCTCCCACCTGGTCCATGAGCGGGGACTCTCCGAGCACAGCATCCGCTCCTATCGCAGCGATCTCGCACAGCTGATCCAGAGTCAGGGTGCGTTGGAGGACCTCAGCCTGGGCCGGATCAGGGCCTGGTTGGCGCAGCTGCACGAGCGGGGACTCAGCCGCAGCACGCTGAACCGAAAGATCGCCTCTGTCAGAGCGTTCTCCTCCTGGGCTCACCGCAGGGGCCACCTGCCCGAAGACCCTGCGGTCCGGCTGCGCAGCTCCTCACGCAGCTCGCATCTGCCCGATGTGCTCCAGGAGCAGCACGTGGACACACTGACCCAGCGTCTGCATCAGCGCAGCCAGGCCGGTGAGCAGACTCGCGACCAGGACCCCGCTGTCTACGCGATCACTCTGCGTGATGAGGCGATGGTCGAGCTGCTCTATGCCACGGGGATGCGCGTCTCCGAACTCGCAGGGCTGGACCTGGACGCCTTCGCCTCGGACCGCCGGATGGTGCGCGTTCTGGGCAAAGGAGGCAAGGAACGGATGGTGCCTTTCGGCGCGCCTGCGGAACAGGCTCTCCAGCAGTGGCTCGGGGAAGGTCGGCCGGCGCTCGCAGGTGAGGAGTCCGGACGCGCGCTGTTCCTGGGCCGACGCGGGCGCAGGATCGATGTGCGCGTGGTGCGCAAGGTCGTCGACGAGCAGCTCGAAGCATTGGGGACGACGGCGGCGCGGGGCCCCCATGCACTCCGGCACAGTGCCGCCACGCATCTGCTCGATGGCGGCGCGGACCTGCGCACCGTCCAGGAGCTGCTGGGCCACGCCTCGCTGTCCACCACACAGATCTATACCCACGTCTCGGTGGACCGGCTGCGGGAAGCCTACGGACGCTCGCATCCACGCGCCTGA
- the rplS gene encoding 50S ribosomal protein L19, with the protein MHKLDFVDAASLRDDIPEFAPGDTVNVHVNIVEGKTTRVQVFKGYVIGRQGRGIGETFTVRKVSFGVGVERTFPVHTPIIEKIEVAARGDVRRAKLYYMRDRHGKAARIPEKRESAIARQQGEDVEAVTEA; encoded by the coding sequence ATGCATAAGCTTGACTTCGTCGACGCAGCCAGCCTGCGGGACGACATCCCGGAGTTCGCCCCCGGCGACACCGTCAACGTGCACGTGAACATCGTCGAGGGTAAGACCACTCGTGTCCAGGTGTTCAAGGGCTACGTGATCGGTCGTCAGGGCCGCGGCATCGGTGAGACCTTCACCGTCCGCAAGGTCTCCTTCGGTGTCGGTGTGGAGCGCACCTTCCCGGTGCACACCCCGATCATCGAGAAGATCGAGGTCGCCGCCCGCGGTGACGTGCGTCGCGCCAAGCTGTACTACATGCGTGACCGTCACGGTAAGGCTGCTCGCATCCCCGAGAAGCGCGAGTCCGCCATCGCCCGTCAGCAGGGTGAGGACGTCGAGGCAGTCACCGAGGCGTGA
- a CDS encoding DUF3145 domain-containing protein produces MSDHTARGVLHIHSAPAALCPHVEWAVSSVVDARVDFEWNPQPAAPGSYRAELTWQGTQGIGATLASTLRSLSHLRFEVTEDPSPGCDGSRWSHTPELGIFHATTDVHGNIVVSEGRIRYAYEMGAGDPTVVYQEISLALGEAWDEELETFRHAAEGAPVRWLHQVG; encoded by the coding sequence ATGTCTGATCACACGGCCCGGGGTGTCCTGCACATCCATTCGGCGCCGGCCGCGCTCTGCCCCCATGTCGAGTGGGCAGTGTCCTCGGTCGTCGACGCACGCGTGGATTTCGAGTGGAACCCCCAGCCTGCCGCGCCCGGATCGTACCGGGCCGAACTGACCTGGCAGGGCACGCAGGGCATCGGTGCCACGCTGGCCTCCACTCTGCGGAGCCTCTCCCATCTGCGCTTCGAGGTCACCGAAGATCCCTCTCCCGGCTGCGACGGCAGCCGGTGGTCCCACACTCCCGAGCTCGGCATCTTCCATGCCACCACAGACGTCCACGGCAACATCGTGGTCTCCGAGGGCCGCATCCGCTACGCCTACGAGATGGGCGCAGGAGACCCCACAGTGGTCTACCAGGAGATCTCTCTGGCACTGGGCGAGGCCTGGGACGAGGAGCTGGAGACATTCCGCCATGCCGCTGAGGGCGCTCCGGTGCGTTGGCTGCACCAGGTGGGCTGA
- a CDS encoding DNA-processing protein DprA, with translation MNRQPISTGTHEHGHDEGISAVDTQEHLRQVRAELSRIIEPGDLLAGVVIDHMGCFEAHALIRSGESAPQRLVQSVTEAAEAAGLSGRQRDLREALVRWRTRQDQAAGARDLATLRRLGGGILVPEDPHWPTGLRDLGPAQPLALWWRRDRSSHPVEALPELHRTVAVVGSREITDYGSRVTAEICETLAERQMCLLSGGAYGVDAAVHRAALRVWERRSDHPDAEEHSLIPTVAVLAGGLDRLYPAGNDSLLRAAAQAGLLLSELAPGSSPSKHRFLQRNRIIAALASVTVVPEARWRSGAQNTAHHALSLGRPVGAVPGSVYSPLSAGCHRLLRETPTEMVRDAADVAELIASGTASPVSAPQPRQQMLALPTGEGASAQKHRTETSRPEDSLGEADRLLLDALPKRRLSPPGKLSEVAGLPMPQVLGGLSRLQRRGLARSVNGQWGKTLTRPSS, from the coding sequence ATGAACCGGCAGCCGATCAGCACAGGGACGCACGAGCACGGACACGATGAAGGGATCAGCGCTGTGGACACTCAGGAACACCTCCGGCAGGTCCGGGCCGAGCTGAGCCGGATCATCGAACCAGGCGACCTGCTGGCCGGCGTGGTCATAGACCATATGGGCTGCTTCGAGGCCCACGCGCTGATCCGCAGCGGCGAGTCTGCTCCGCAGCGCCTGGTGCAGTCGGTGACCGAGGCCGCAGAGGCCGCCGGCCTCAGCGGTCGCCAGCGCGATCTGCGCGAGGCGCTGGTGCGCTGGCGCACTCGGCAGGATCAGGCCGCCGGTGCCCGCGACCTTGCCACGCTGCGGCGACTCGGCGGCGGGATACTGGTCCCCGAGGACCCTCATTGGCCCACTGGCCTGAGGGACTTGGGGCCGGCCCAGCCCCTGGCACTGTGGTGGCGCCGGGACCGCTCGTCCCATCCCGTCGAGGCTCTGCCCGAACTGCACCGGACTGTGGCGGTGGTCGGCTCCCGAGAAATCACCGACTACGGCTCCCGGGTCACTGCGGAGATCTGCGAGACCTTGGCCGAGCGCCAGATGTGCCTGCTCTCCGGAGGCGCCTACGGGGTCGACGCCGCGGTGCACCGCGCGGCGCTGAGAGTCTGGGAGCGCCGCAGCGACCATCCAGATGCAGAGGAGCATTCGCTGATTCCGACGGTGGCCGTGCTCGCCGGGGGCCTGGACCGTCTCTATCCGGCTGGCAACGATTCCCTGCTCCGCGCAGCGGCGCAGGCGGGGTTGCTGCTCAGCGAGCTGGCCCCCGGATCTTCGCCGAGCAAACACCGGTTCCTTCAGCGGAACCGCATCATTGCGGCACTGGCCTCTGTGACTGTGGTGCCGGAGGCCCGATGGCGCAGCGGAGCGCAGAACACCGCGCATCATGCCCTCAGCCTGGGCAGACCGGTGGGTGCCGTACCTGGCAGCGTGTACTCCCCGCTCTCCGCAGGTTGCCACCGGCTGCTGCGCGAGACACCCACGGAGATGGTCCGCGACGCCGCCGATGTGGCGGAGCTGATCGCCTCCGGGACCGCGTCACCGGTCTCGGCGCCGCAGCCCCGCCAGCAGATGCTGGCCCTTCCCACCGGTGAGGGCGCCTCCGCACAGAAGCACCGGACGGAGACCAGCCGCCCGGAGGATTCCCTCGGGGAGGCGGACCGGCTGCTGCTGGATGCCTTGCCCAAGCGTCGTCTCAGCCCGCCGGGCAAACTCTCGGAAGTGGCGGGGCTGCCGATGCCTCAGGTCTTAGGCGGTCTCAGTCGGCTCCAGCGCCGAGGGCTGGCCCGGTCGGTGAACGGCCAGTGGGGCAAGACTCTGACCCGGCCGTCCTCATGA
- a CDS encoding YraN family protein — MRIKDKVGALGEALAAEHLRGRGHVVLHQRWRCPAGELDLVTRHHDTLVGVEVKTRRGTGFGHPLEAVGAQKRERLYRLLLEYAVTHELLDVPRRLDVIGLVLSPGGVCRELTHLQDVRP; from the coding sequence ATGCGGATCAAGGACAAGGTCGGGGCCCTGGGCGAGGCGCTTGCGGCGGAGCATCTGCGCGGACGCGGCCACGTCGTGCTGCACCAGAGGTGGCGCTGCCCCGCCGGCGAGCTGGACCTGGTCACCCGGCACCACGACACTCTGGTGGGCGTAGAGGTCAAGACCCGTCGGGGAACCGGGTTCGGGCACCCTCTGGAGGCGGTGGGCGCCCAGAAGCGGGAGCGCCTGTACCGGCTCCTGCTGGAGTATGCCGTCACCCACGAGCTGCTCGACGTTCCTCGGCGTCTGGATGTCATCGGTCTGGTCCTCTCCCCTGGTGGAGTCTGCCGGGAGCTCACCCATCTGCAGGACGTGCGCCCATGA
- the rimM gene encoding ribosome maturation factor RimM (Essential for efficient processing of 16S rRNA): MTTHHPSADDPQAPSSEMDRLRVARVGKPHGVRGEVTVQLFTDDPGRRLAPGAVLLREPGKDTADRSTRVLTVAAQRWNKNICLLGFEEIRDRTAAENLRGSVLFVELAAEPEDDGDEWYSHELEGLRCLNPAGETLGTVRELITGPAQDLLAVVTADHDEVLVPFVEELVPEIDVEAGVIRLDPPHGLF; this comes from the coding sequence GTGACCACACATCACCCATCCGCGGACGACCCGCAGGCGCCATCCTCCGAGATGGACCGCCTGCGGGTCGCTCGCGTCGGCAAGCCTCACGGCGTCCGCGGCGAGGTCACCGTTCAGCTTTTCACCGACGACCCGGGCCGACGGCTGGCTCCGGGCGCCGTGCTGCTGCGTGAGCCCGGCAAGGACACCGCCGACCGCAGCACCCGGGTGCTGACCGTCGCCGCGCAGCGCTGGAACAAGAACATCTGCCTGCTGGGCTTCGAGGAGATCCGGGACCGCACGGCGGCCGAGAACCTCCGCGGCTCTGTGCTCTTCGTGGAGCTGGCCGCAGAGCCCGAGGACGACGGTGATGAGTGGTACAGCCACGAACTTGAGGGCCTGCGCTGCCTCAATCCTGCAGGAGAGACCCTCGGCACCGTCCGCGAACTGATTACCGGACCGGCCCAGGACCTCCTGGCGGTCGTGACCGCTGACCACGACGAGGTCCTGGTTCCCTTTGTGGAGGAGCTCGTCCCTGAGATCGACGTGGAGGCCGGGGTCATCCGTCTGGACCCGCCTCACGGACTCTTCTGA
- the lepB gene encoding signal peptidase I, which produces MNSQKSPGPEASELPARGSCRAAGRRLKLRHLLGVVVILALLATVLLRSFVIDVYTVSQDSMYPTLDDGERILVEKGYPHEEGAQRGDLILFDGTGSFAPYEGQSGVMAQTLEQIGHWFGIGSPPDTYVKRVIAVGGDTVACCDDQGRVTVNGEPTEEPYLATPPSAETPASETSFESVVPPGRVWVMGDHREVSIDSRALLGAPGGGMISEDRIIGRATDVFWPWDDRRRLENGEIDG; this is translated from the coding sequence ATGAACTCTCAGAAGAGCCCCGGGCCTGAAGCCTCCGAGCTTCCGGCCCGGGGCTCTTGCCGTGCGGCTGGGCGGCGGCTGAAGCTGCGTCACCTGCTCGGCGTCGTCGTGATTCTGGCCCTGCTGGCCACCGTGCTGCTGCGCAGCTTCGTGATCGATGTCTACACGGTCAGCCAGGATTCGATGTACCCCACCCTCGACGACGGGGAACGGATCCTGGTCGAGAAGGGGTACCCCCATGAGGAGGGGGCTCAGCGTGGGGACCTCATCCTCTTCGACGGGACCGGCTCCTTCGCTCCCTATGAGGGCCAGTCCGGGGTCATGGCTCAGACGCTGGAGCAGATCGGCCACTGGTTCGGGATTGGTTCCCCTCCGGACACCTATGTCAAACGGGTGATCGCCGTGGGAGGCGACACCGTGGCCTGCTGTGATGATCAGGGACGGGTGACCGTCAACGGTGAACCCACCGAGGAGCCTTACCTGGCCACCCCGCCCTCGGCGGAGACGCCGGCCTCCGAGACCTCCTTCGAGTCTGTGGTCCCTCCGGGCAGGGTGTGGGTGATGGGCGATCACCGCGAGGTCTCGATCGATTCCCGTGCCCTCTTGGGAGCACCCGGCGGGGGTATGATCAGCGAAGATCGCATCATCGGACGAGCCACCGATGTCTTCTGGCCTTGGGATGACCGTCGCCGGCTCGAGAACGGAGAGATCGATGGCTGA
- the lepB gene encoding signal peptidase I, whose amino-acid sequence MAESDEEPQTRRQRREASGRRRTLKERSPLLSFVTECAIVIVLAIVISFVVKTFFLRAFFIPSESMEQTLQVDDRIVVNLLAPGVMDIDRGDVVVFEDTREWWGSGSEPETNAFQDAMTFVGLMPDTSSHYVVKRVVGMEGDHVECCDDQGRILVNGEPIDEPYLFPGDAPSAAEFDVTVPEDSVWLLGDHRSASADSRAHTEDPDMGAVPVDDIIGRSAAVIWPWQNWSGGGSDREPFEQVPDEPPAEDQTDAEDG is encoded by the coding sequence ATGGCTGAGAGCGACGAGGAGCCGCAGACCCGTCGGCAGCGCCGGGAGGCCTCTGGGCGGCGGCGTACTCTGAAGGAACGCAGCCCGCTGCTGTCCTTCGTGACGGAGTGCGCCATCGTGATCGTGCTGGCCATCGTCATCTCCTTCGTGGTGAAGACCTTCTTTCTGCGCGCGTTCTTCATCCCTTCTGAGTCCATGGAGCAGACGCTGCAGGTGGATGACCGGATCGTGGTCAATCTGCTGGCCCCCGGCGTCATGGACATCGACCGTGGCGACGTGGTGGTCTTCGAAGACACCCGAGAGTGGTGGGGCAGCGGCTCGGAACCTGAGACCAACGCCTTCCAGGACGCCATGACCTTCGTGGGCCTGATGCCCGACACCTCCTCTCACTATGTGGTCAAGCGAGTGGTCGGCATGGAGGGCGACCATGTGGAGTGCTGCGACGATCAGGGGCGGATCCTGGTCAACGGCGAACCCATCGATGAGCCCTATCTCTTCCCCGGAGACGCTCCCAGCGCCGCAGAGTTCGACGTGACCGTCCCCGAGGACTCCGTCTGGCTGCTCGGTGATCACCGCAGCGCCTCGGCCGACTCCCGCGCCCACACCGAGGATCCGGATATGGGCGCTGTGCCCGTCGATGACATCATCGGTCGTTCCGCGGCGGTCATCTGGCCCTGGCAGAACTGGTCCGGCGGCGGATCCGACCGGGAGCCCTTCGAACAGGTGCCCGACGAGCCTCCGGCTGAAGATCAGACCGACGCCGAGGACGGATGA
- the rpsP gene encoding 30S ribosomal protein S16: MAVKIRLKRMGKIRAPHYRVVVMDSKAKRDGAAIEQIGKYHPTEEPSLIDIESERAQYWLSVGAQPTEQVLALLKVTGDWQKFKGIEGAEGSLKTKAAKEEYVAPSKGSVVVEKSEAPAEQAEEAPAEEAASEEAAEEKAE, from the coding sequence GTGGCAGTCAAGATTCGTCTGAAGCGCATGGGCAAGATCCGTGCACCCCACTACCGCGTCGTCGTCATGGACTCCAAGGCCAAGCGTGACGGTGCTGCGATCGAGCAGATCGGCAAGTACCACCCCACTGAGGAGCCCTCGCTCATCGACATCGAGTCGGAGCGCGCTCAGTACTGGCTCTCCGTCGGTGCTCAGCCGACCGAGCAGGTGCTGGCTCTGCTCAAGGTGACCGGCGACTGGCAGAAGTTCAAGGGCATCGAGGGCGCCGAGGGCTCCTTGAAGACCAAGGCCGCCAAGGAGGAGTACGTCGCTCCGTCCAAGGGCTCGGTCGTCGTCGAGAAGTCCGAGGCTCCTGCTGAGCAGGCCGAAGAGGCTCCGGCAGAGGAGGCAGCTTCTGAGGAAGCCGCTGAGGAGAAGGCCGAGTAA